The following is a genomic window from Flavobacterium crassostreae.
TTATTAGCCGAAGGAAAGCTAGACATTGTTATTGGTACCCATCAATTGGTCAATAAAAACGTGGTCTTTAAAGATTTAGGTTTACTAATTGTAGATGAAGAACAAAAATTTGGCGTCAACGTCAAAGACAAGCTAAAAACCATAGCCGCCAATGTAGATACCTTGACCCTAACGGCAACACCCATCCCAAGAACCCTCCAGTTCTCCTTAATGGCAGCACGAGATTTATCCGTAATTACAACCCCTCCACCCAATAGGTATCCCATTGAGACCAATGTGGTAGGATTTAGCGAAGAAACCATTCGGGATGCAATTGCTTATGAAATACAGCGTAACGGACAAGTTTTTTTTATCAACAACCGTATTGAAAACATCAAGGAAGTAGCCGGAATGATTCAGCGCTTAGTGCCCAATGCCAGAGTAGGGATTGGTCATGGCCAAATGGAAGGTAAAAAACTAGAAGAGTTAATGCTGGCTTTCATGAATGGAGAATTTGACGTATTGGTAGCCACCACGATTATTGAGAGCGGATTGGATGTTCCAAACGCCAACACCATTTTTATAAACAATGCCAACAATTTTGGACTTTCTGATTTGCATCAAATGCGAGGTAGAGTAGGCCGAAGCAACAAAAAAGCGTTCTGTTATTTTATATGTCCACCCTATTCAGCCATGACCGAAGATGCCCGCAAACGGATTCAGGCCTTAGAACAATTTAGCGAATTAGGAAGCGGTTTTAATATTGCCATGAAAGATTTGGAAATCCGAGGAGCGGGAGATTTACTAGGCGGCGAACAATCTGGTTTTATTAACGAAATAGGTTTTGATACCTATCAAAAAATCATGAACGAAGCCATTGATGAGTTAAAAGAAAACGAATTCAAGGCATTATATCCTACAGAAAATAATATCGAAACCAAGGAGTATGTAAAAGACCTTCAGATGGATACCGATTTTGAGTTGTTGTTTTCCGACGAATACATCAACAACATCAGCGAGCGTCTTAACTTATACAATGAGCTAGGAACCATCAAAAATGAAGAAGATTTACAAATTTTTCAGAAAAAACTAATAGACCGTTTTGGTCCCATGCCGCCCCGAGCCATTGCATTGATGAACAGCATTCGGATCAAATGGATTGCCAGTAGCCTTGGGATAGAAAAACTCGTAATGAAACAAGGCAAGATGATTGGATATTTTGTTTCGGACCAACAATCCGATTACTACCAATCCAATCGGTTTATGGCAGTAATGCAATTTGTACAAAAACAAAGCGCCATTTGCAAAATAAAAGAAAAAGTTACTCCAAACGGCTTGCGTTTATTACTGACTTTTGATAATGTAAAATCCACCCGAAGGGCTTTAGAATTGATACAAATGGTAGCAGAAATTAAGGAGTAACTGTTTTGGTGCAGTAGGGGTTAGTTCTTCAAATCCTTTATCACTTTAAAGGCCACATCAACCTGCTCCTCACTTACCAAAATAGTAAATTCATTAGAGGTAGAAATCACTTCATTGATGATAATCCCTTCCCAGGCCAAACGCTGAAAAATAAAATAATAAATCCCAGGAACCGCAATATTTTCTTTGGGTAATTTTACGGTAATGGAGGCAAGATTTTCGAGTTTTTGAATTAGTTTTTCGTTTACAAAATGCTTGTCAATTAATTTATCCACACTATTGCTGATAACAATATTAATTTCGTTTACCCCACGCGATGAGGTATAAAAAACATCTGGAAGTAGGTTGATATCGGATATTAATTCGGCTTGTTTGTGCAAAACACTCTCCGAAACCGCAAACGTATAATCCGTCAAGGCAGAGCGCACCGTAATTTCGCCAATGTTTTTTATAACCTTGTTAATTTTATGGTTTAATTTAAAATCCAGTTCTTCTGTTAAGCGTTTTAATGCCATTACAATTGCCCCTTGCTTGACTTCTTTACCAAATTCACTTTCTAATTCGGACATAATGTTTCTAGACAACGATGTCAGGTTGATTATCCCAAGAGATAAAGCATTCAATAAAAAAGGCTTGGTTTTGATGTAGTTTTCTACAATGGATGAAACGGTTTTCATGATAAATACGCTGTTTTATGCAAGTCCAAGATTTTTGAAAGGACTTAATTGTTTTAAAAATCGGTACAAATATAAATAAAAAACATTTTGTTACAAATATAACAATGATAAAAAACATTAAAAATGATAAAAAGCATCCATAAGGTGCTCGATCCCAAAAGATTTTGCATGCTCTGGGTCTGTGGAGGCCTTATTTGCAGTAGCATTTATGGCAATAATATCAAACCGAACCTCCGTGTCTAGATTTTTGATCGCAACATAGGCATTTACCGCTTTTACCAATAACTGTATTTTTTTGGGGTTTACAAAGTCTTGAGGCAATCCAAATGCAACAGAAGAACGGGTCTTTACTTCCACAATGGCCAGAACGGCTTCTTTTCTGGCAATAATGTCAATTTCGGCTTTTTGAAAAGTCCAGTTGGTATCCAGAATTTCGTATCCTTGTTTCTCTAAATAAGCAACGGCCATTTCTTCACCTAATTTTCCGAGATCGTTGTGTGCAGCCATGGGTTTTTTTTATCCGATTATTCAAAAAGTAGCGTGCTGGTTTGGTCTGTTACAGTAATGGTCACGGTACTCCCTAAAATTAGTGCGCGGTTATCTCGGAGGTGCCCTGCCGGAAAATGATACATAATCGGAATAGCATATTCTTGGGTGTGCTCTTCAATAATTGCTTCGGCATTTTTGCCCCAAGGAATGGTATTGTCTCTCATTTTGGTCATAGAACCAACCACAATTCCTTTAAGGTTGTCTAAGCATCCATTGCGTTTCAAATTCATCATCATCCGATCTATGTGGTATAAATACTCATCCAAATCTTCTAAAAACAAAATTTTGTCTTTGCAATTAATTGCAGACTCCGAGCCCAATAGACTATACAGTATGGATAAATTACCCCCTACAATCTGGCCTGTGGCACTACCGATTTTGTTTTTTGACTCCGAAACAATATGGTATGCTAATTTATGTCCAAATAAAGACAAGCGCAAACTCTCTATTGCCTGCGGGCTTGCACTTGGAACCGTTACAGGCATTACGGCATGTATGGATTTAAAACCCAGAGTATGCAAATGGTTGTGCAAAACAGTGATGTCACTAAAGCCAACAATCCATTTTGGATTTTTTTGAAACCCACTAAAATCTAGTAAATCCAACATCCGTACGGTACCATACCCTCCTTTTACACACCAAATGGCTTTTATATTTGGGTTGTCTAATTGCTGCTGAAAATCTGCAGCCCTTTCGGTATCGGTACCAGCTAGTTGGTGGTTGTCTAAACGGATGCTTTGGCCTATAACGACCTCTAGACCCCAGCTTTCTAACAAATCTATGGCTGGTTTTAAATTAGCATCCAGACTTTTTCTGGCAGTAGCAACTAGGGCTACGGTATCTCCTTTTTGTAAACTAGGTGGTGTTATCATAAATTGCTTCGCTTGGCTAGAAAATGAGTGTAAAATAAAAAATAAAAATACAAATTTAGAACTTTCAAAGTTACTTTTTAAAGAGGAAAATAGTTGGTAGAACATGGCTTTAGTGTCAAACAATAAATAATTTACGGGCGTCGTAACAACCAGACGCAAACAAAGATAGCACTTAGCTCCCAAAAGCCCTAACCAGCCAAAGAACAATCTGAAAATAAAAATGCTTTAATTCAAACTATAGTTGTAAATTAGTGCTCACTCTTAAAGAATGGATATGAGGTTGTTAGGTATTTTAAGTATGTATATTGCGCTTATTTATGGTTCTGTAATTTATGGGCAGCCCAAACACTATGCAATCCATACCGTAGCATTTTACAATCTAGAAAACCTATTTGATACCATTGCGAATCCTGCCACCAACGATCAGGAGTGGACTCCAGAAGGAAAAAAACATTGGAACTCCCAAAAATACCGTCAAAAACTTGCAAACCTAAGCAGCGTTATTCTAGACATAGGCTCCTTAGAAAACAAAAATGCACCCACACTCCTTGGCTGCTGCGAAATTGAAAACAGAACCGTACTCGAAGATTTGATCCATCAACCCCTATTGC
Proteins encoded in this region:
- a CDS encoding S66 peptidase family protein, translating into MITPPSLQKGDTVALVATARKSLDANLKPAIDLLESWGLEVVIGQSIRLDNHQLAGTDTERAADFQQQLDNPNIKAIWCVKGGYGTVRMLDLLDFSGFQKNPKWIVGFSDITVLHNHLHTLGFKSIHAVMPVTVPSASPQAIESLRLSLFGHKLAYHIVSESKNKIGSATGQIVGGNLSILYSLLGSESAINCKDKILFLEDLDEYLYHIDRMMMNLKRNGCLDNLKGIVVGSMTKMRDNTIPWGKNAEAIIEEHTQEYAIPIMYHFPAGHLRDNRALILGSTVTITVTDQTSTLLFE
- a CDS encoding aspartate kinase; this encodes MKTVSSIVENYIKTKPFLLNALSLGIINLTSLSRNIMSELESEFGKEVKQGAIVMALKRLTEELDFKLNHKINKVIKNIGEITVRSALTDYTFAVSESVLHKQAELISDINLLPDVFYTSSRGVNEINIVISNSVDKLIDKHFVNEKLIQKLENLASITVKLPKENIAVPGIYYFIFQRLAWEGIIINEVISTSNEFTILVSEEQVDVAFKVIKDLKN
- a CDS encoding YraN family protein, with amino-acid sequence MAAHNDLGKLGEEMAVAYLEKQGYEILDTNWTFQKAEIDIIARKEAVLAIVEVKTRSSVAFGLPQDFVNPKKIQLLVKAVNAYVAIKNLDTEVRFDIIAINATANKASTDPEHAKSFGIEHLMDAFYHF